In the Nocardia asteroides genome, GCGATGTTCGGCGCCGCGCTCGGCAGGATCACACCGCCCCAGACGATCGCCTGCACCAGCTGCTTGGCCAGCCCGGTGCGCTCGAGCAGCCCGCCGACGGCGGCATCCGCGAGCGCGATCGAATCGAGCCGGGTGAAGTCGGTGAAGGCGCGGACGAAGGGGGTGCGGGCGCCTGCGACGACGACGGCGCGGCGAGCGGTGGAGGCCATGGCCGTAACTTACCCTACGGTAAGGTCCGCCGGGCCGGATCGTCCCGGACACACCACCGGCCGGTGCGCGAGGCACCGGCCGGCGGCTGGAGGCGGGGGATGGATCAGGCCAGTCGGATCAGGCCGTAGTCGAAGGCGTGCCTGCGGTAGACCACGGACGGCCGATCGGTCTCCTTGTCGTGGAACAGGAAGAAGTCGTGGCCGACCAGCTCCATCTGGTACAGCGCGTCGTCGACCGTCATGGGCGCCGCGGAGTGCACCTTGGTGCGGACGATGTGGCCGGGGCCCTGGCTCTCGTCGGCGGGGGCCCAGGGGTCGGGCTCGCTCTCGGCCTGGGCGTCGGGGTGCGCGTGCGTGGAGCCGTTCCGGCCGAAGAGCGTCTCGTCGACCAGCTCGGCGGTGGCCTCGGCGACCGAGAGCGGCGTCTTCTCGCCGTAGTGCACCTTGCGCCGGTCCTTGGTGCGGCGCAGCCTGCTCTCCAGCTTGGCGGTCACCGACTCGAAGGCGGCGTAGAAGCTGTCGGCGCAGGCCTCGGCCCGGACGATCGGGCCCTTGCCGCGCGCGGTGATCTCGACGCGCTGGCAGCTCTTGCGCTGCCTGCGGTTGCGTTCGTGGAACAGCTCGACGTCGAAGAGGAAGATCGACGGGTCGAACCGTTCGAGTCGGGAGAGTTTGTCGGCGACGTAGATGCGGAAGTGGTCGGGCACTTCGACATTGCGGCCCTTGACCACGATGTCGGCCCGGCCGGCTCCGCCCTCGGCGGTGGTTTCCGGTTCGTCCAGCGTGCCGCCGCGCGGCATCGAAGGATCTGCGTCTTGGACTGAAGGACGTGATGACGTCACGCGTACCTCCCGGATAGGGCCGCACCGTCGAAATGGCGGGCGGCGGGGATTGATCGTGCCGATCGGCTCTCCGCTCGGCACCGAATGTCCGAGGCCCCACCTCCAACTCCCGTGTCGGGTGTGTGTTCGCGACGCTAGTCCGCCCGCGACCGGTCCGCCACTGTTCACGCAAATTTCCCGACGATCACGTTCCGCATGTCACCAGCACGTCATGAATGGGTATCCGGTAGCGCCGCGCGACCCGGACCGACTCGGCCGCGGTCGCCCCCGTTGTCAGCACATCGTCGACCAGGAAGACCTGCGGATTCACTGTCCCGGACAGCGTGGCGAGCACCTCGGGCCTGACCACGACCCGCGCTGCCAGATTGCGCCTGCGTTGCGCCGGAGTCAACCCGACCGAATCCCGCGTACCGTGCCGCGATCGCAACAGTGGCGCCATCCGGCAACCGGGCAGCCAACTCGCCGCCACCGCCGCTGTCCGGGCCACCGGATCGCCGCCGCGGCGACGGGCCGCGGTGGCCCGGCCGGGCGCGGGGATCAACAGCAGCGGGCGGCCGGGGGCGCGCAGCCGGTGCAGGCCGCGCGCGAGGGCGTAGCCGAGCGGGGCCGCCAGGTCGCGGCGGCCGCGCTCCTTGAGCGCGAGCACCGCGCGCCGCCCCGGCCCCGCGTACGGGCCGAGCGCCCAGCACGGCACCCCAGGATCGGTGCGCGGGCGCAACCGGGTCGGCGGGCCGTCGAGCGCGCTCGCGCACTCGGGGCACCACGGGAGGCCGGGCAGGCCGCAGCCGCCGCACTCGACGGGCAGGATCAGATCCAGCAGGGTCCGCATGCCCTGCAGAGTCTGGCGGGGCCCACTGACACCGCTCAGCCCGGCAGCACCGGGACCACGTTCTCGCCGGTCAGCCCGGGCACCTCGCGCCAGAACCCCTCGGTGGTCACCGGCTGGCCGTACTGCAGCTGCAGCACCGCGCGGGAATCGGCGACGTACCAGGTGTCCAGCGCCGCGCTGACCACCCGCATCGGCGGGGTCAGGTTCTGCGAGGTCTGGGTGATCTGCTCGGAGCCGTCGATGGAGACCGTGACCACCGGGTCGACGTTGCCCTCGCGGGCGATGATGATGGTGTCGCCGCTGAGCCAGCTCAGCGAGACCGCCCTGGTGCTGAGCCCGACGGCGAGCGGCTGCGGCGCGGTGAAGGCGTAGCGGCCGTCCGGGCGGCGCTCCACCACCGCGACGTACACCTTGCCGTCCGCGATCAGCGCGGCGCGCACCCCGCTGCCGGAGATCCGCAGCTCGGTGATGGGCAGCCGGGGCGAGAGCGCCGAGGTGACCGCGGTCAGCGCGGAGATGTCGACGTCCTGCTTGGAGACGGTGCCGGTGGCCCGGTCGGCGGCGGCCCTGACCACCCGCTCGCCGTTCACGACGGCCCAGGCGGCGCTGCCGTCGGAGTTCCAGGTGGGTCTGCTGATGGTGGCGCCCTCGGCGACCGGGAAGGCGTCGCCGCCGTAGCTGCCGACCATGAGGGTGGCGCGGCCCGCGTCGCCTGCCACCGCGGCGACCAGCTGGCCGTCCTCGGAGAGCGCGGCCGACTGCAGGTTGTTCACAGCGCCGAAGTAGCCGGGCACCGGGGTGATGCCGGTCTCCCGCACCTGCATCAGCGTGCCGTTGCGCAGCGCGAAGAGCCCGATCTTGTTCCGCAGGTGCGCGTCGGGGGTGTACTGCTCGATATCCGCGACCGACCAGCCGTTCGCGGCGAACCGGTCGTCCAGCGCCTTGCCGTCGGCGAGCAGCACGTACGGGCCGAGCACCTCGGCCGCCGAGAGCGTGGCGACCACCTGGGCCGCGAGCAGCTCCCTGTCCCGCGGGGCCAGCGCCGCGGCGCCGGCCAGGTCGATCCGGACCCCGCCGAGCCCGACCCCGACCTCCTCCGGGTCGCCGTTGGCCTTGGTCACCGCCCCGCGCAGCGCCACCGGCGGCGCGACGACGGTGCGCACGTTCTCGGTGAGCGCGGGCTGCGGGCCGTCCAGCAGCAGGTCGAGCAGGCGCTGGGTGCGCTGCGCAGGCGGCACCGAGACCCAGCGCAGGTCGGGAACGAGCGAGCTGCCGTTCGGGTCGAGGAAGTAGAGCGCGTGCCGCTGGTACGCCTTGGCGAAGGCGGCGTTGTCCATGACGACGCCGTCCGGCAGCTCGTCGATCCGCCACTCGCCGCCGACCCTGGTCATCTCGATCTTGTTCTCCAGCATCGAGCCGTCCGACGGCCGGTACGACCCGTCCGCGGAGAGCTCGCCGACCTTGCGCGCCCGGATGACGTAGGTCGCGGCGTCGCCGCCGCGCGATTCGCGCAGTGTGTCCGGCTTCTCCACGATCACGGTGCCCGCCGCGTCGTCCCAGCGGGTGGAGGCGGAGGCGGTGAGGTACTGCCGCGCCGCCTCGTGCCGGTTCGCCGGGGTGGCGGTGGCCTGCAGGAAGTCGCGGAGCAGCAG is a window encoding:
- the hpf gene encoding ribosome hibernation-promoting factor, HPF/YfiA family — its product is MPRGGTLDEPETTAEGGAGRADIVVKGRNVEVPDHFRIYVADKLSRLERFDPSIFLFDVELFHERNRRQRKSCQRVEITARGKGPIVRAEACADSFYAAFESVTAKLESRLRRTKDRRKVHYGEKTPLSVAEATAELVDETLFGRNGSTHAHPDAQAESEPDPWAPADESQGPGHIVRTKVHSAAPMTVDDALYQMELVGHDFFLFHDKETDRPSVVYRRHAFDYGLIRLA
- a CDS encoding ComF family protein, with the protein product MRTLLDLILPVECGGCGLPGLPWCPECASALDGPPTRLRPRTDPGVPCWALGPYAGPGRRAVLALKERGRRDLAAPLGYALARGLHRLRAPGRPLLLIPAPGRATAARRRGGDPVARTAAVAASWLPGCRMAPLLRSRHGTRDSVGLTPAQRRRNLAARVVVRPEVLATLSGTVNPQVFLVDDVLTTGATAAESVRVARRYRIPIHDVLVTCGT
- the lpqB gene encoding MtrAB system accessory lipoprotein LpqB; protein product: MTMRTRPLAAVRRGVLGVLVGALVLLTGCASLPESSAPQALGTLDREPTSDGPPPPISGRDPDLLLRDFLQATATPANRHEAARQYLTASASTRWDDAAGTVIVEKPDTLRESRGGDAATYVIRARKVGELSADGSYRPSDGSMLENKIEMTRVGGEWRIDELPDGVVMDNAAFAKAYQRHALYFLDPNGSSLVPDLRWVSVPPAQRTQRLLDLLLDGPQPALTENVRTVVAPPVALRGAVTKANGDPEEVGVGLGGVRIDLAGAAALAPRDRELLAAQVVATLSAAEVLGPYVLLADGKALDDRFAANGWSVADIEQYTPDAHLRNKIGLFALRNGTLMQVRETGITPVPGYFGAVNNLQSAALSEDGQLVAAVAGDAGRATLMVGSYGGDAFPVAEGATISRPTWNSDGSAAWAVVNGERVVRAAADRATGTVSKQDVDISALTAVTSALSPRLPITELRISGSGVRAALIADGKVYVAVVERRPDGRYAFTAPQPLAVGLSTRAVSLSWLSGDTIIIAREGNVDPVVTVSIDGSEQITQTSQNLTPPMRVVSAALDTWYVADSRAVLQLQYGQPVTTEGFWREVPGLTGENVVPVLPG